A single genomic interval of bacterium harbors:
- a CDS encoding leucine--tRNA ligase, whose translation MSYPFELIEKKWQKIWRTQPDGTTETQSSKKKFYCLDMFPYPSGSGLHVGHWRGYVLSDVLTRFKWLQGYNILHPMGWDAFGLPAENDAIKKGIHPEEGTNKNIAHFKEQLYELAALYDWSKELSTTDPDYYKWTQWIFLQMYKAGLAYEADMPINWCPSCLTGLANEEVVNNACDRCHSIVEIKKIRQWVLRITKYAEKLLEGLDRLDWPEKVKQMQRHWIGKSEGLIFTAKIRNSNIIIETFSAHFEAFCADTFFVIAPDHPLLGAIIKNTENRTQIEQFCKEILQERLLKRDEKEPHGIFTGQYVQDPVSKTDLPLWIASFAFADYGTGIIRCSAHDERDFAFAKKYTIPLKVAMVPENISEQHDVKNLKLCFSDMSKGILLEPTPFAGKNALNAREQIIEYCIKQGYARKHTTYKLRDWIFSRQRYWGEPIPIVHCKTCGVVPVPEMELPIRLPQVESYKPTGTGESPLASIESFVNTICPQCKQKAKRETNTMPQWAGSCWYFLRYVNPKLQNKPFDKADMEHWLPVDLYIGGIEHAILHLLYARFYVKVLYDLGHLPFDEPFKELFNQGMVLKYSEKTGLTEKMSKSKGNVVNPDDMVKQYGSDALRLYILFMGPPELDAVWQDGGIEGMKRFLNRLYDFLTNPETIVDQDTEPLQSKQALARLQIEIEERIGRYKPNTAIASCMEWLNQAITEKHTLSQQSIEKLLSILSVFIPHLASELLEKICHKKLNAMQWPTVDQTLLVQNTIEIIVQVNGKTRGSITVAKNTEKATIYALAEQAIAKWIPDNTSIKKHIYIEAKLVNLVL comes from the coding sequence ATGAGTTATCCTTTTGAACTGATTGAAAAAAAATGGCAAAAAATATGGCGAACCCAACCCGATGGAACGACAGAAACGCAAAGTTCTAAAAAAAAATTCTATTGCTTGGATATGTTCCCTTACCCATCCGGATCAGGCTTACATGTAGGACACTGGCGAGGGTATGTACTCTCAGACGTGCTTACACGCTTTAAATGGCTGCAAGGGTATAACATACTGCATCCAATGGGCTGGGACGCATTTGGATTACCGGCGGAAAATGATGCAATCAAAAAGGGTATTCATCCAGAAGAGGGTACCAACAAAAATATCGCACATTTTAAAGAGCAGTTGTACGAACTTGCCGCATTATATGACTGGTCAAAAGAGCTTAGTACCACCGATCCAGATTATTATAAGTGGACACAATGGATATTCTTGCAAATGTACAAAGCAGGGCTTGCATATGAAGCAGATATGCCTATCAACTGGTGTCCATCCTGCCTGACTGGACTGGCAAATGAAGAGGTGGTCAATAACGCGTGTGATCGTTGTCATTCGATTGTAGAGATTAAAAAAATCAGACAGTGGGTTTTGCGCATTACAAAATATGCCGAAAAACTGCTTGAAGGATTAGATAGACTTGATTGGCCGGAAAAAGTAAAACAGATGCAACGTCACTGGATAGGGAAAAGCGAAGGTCTTATTTTTACAGCAAAAATCAGAAACTCCAATATCATTATAGAAACGTTTTCAGCACATTTTGAAGCGTTTTGTGCAGACACCTTTTTTGTCATTGCACCTGATCATCCACTCCTTGGAGCTATCATTAAGAACACGGAAAACAGAACCCAGATAGAACAGTTTTGCAAAGAAATTTTACAAGAACGGCTTTTAAAACGGGACGAAAAAGAACCACACGGTATATTTACAGGACAGTATGTACAAGATCCGGTCAGCAAAACTGACCTTCCCTTGTGGATCGCTAGTTTTGCATTTGCAGATTACGGGACGGGAATCATACGCTGTTCAGCCCATGATGAGCGTGATTTTGCATTTGCTAAAAAATATACTATTCCATTAAAAGTTGCCATGGTTCCTGAGAACATTTCTGAGCAACATGATGTCAAAAATCTGAAACTATGCTTTTCTGACATGTCAAAAGGCATTTTACTTGAACCCACACCATTTGCTGGAAAAAATGCGCTCAATGCACGCGAGCAGATTATAGAGTATTGCATAAAACAGGGATACGCGCGAAAACACACAACGTACAAACTTCGCGATTGGATCTTTTCAAGGCAACGATATTGGGGCGAACCTATTCCGATTGTACATTGTAAAACATGCGGCGTCGTACCTGTCCCAGAAATGGAACTGCCCATCAGATTGCCACAAGTTGAAAGTTACAAGCCAACCGGAACAGGCGAATCTCCACTTGCTTCCATTGAATCATTTGTCAACACCATCTGCCCGCAATGCAAACAGAAAGCAAAACGGGAAACAAATACCATGCCTCAGTGGGCCGGATCATGCTGGTACTTTTTACGTTATGTTAACCCAAAACTGCAAAACAAACCATTCGATAAAGCAGATATGGAACACTGGTTACCTGTGGATCTTTATATTGGTGGCATTGAACATGCGATTTTACATCTTTTGTATGCACGGTTTTATGTAAAAGTATTATATGACCTGGGCCATCTACCATTCGATGAGCCTTTCAAAGAGCTTTTTAACCAAGGTATGGTCTTAAAATATTCTGAAAAAACCGGTCTAACAGAAAAAATGTCAAAATCAAAAGGCAATGTGGTGAACCCAGATGACATGGTCAAACAGTATGGATCGGATGCTTTGAGACTGTACATTTTATTTATGGGACCACCAGAACTCGATGCAGTGTGGCAGGACGGCGGCATTGAAGGAATGAAGCGATTTTTAAATAGATTATACGATTTTTTGACCAACCCCGAAACCATTGTTGATCAAGATACAGAGCCTTTGCAATCCAAACAGGCCCTAGCCAGACTACAAATCGAAATAGAAGAACGGATTGGAAGATACAAGCCAAATACCGCTATTGCATCATGCATGGAATGGTTGAACCAGGCAATCACTGAAAAACATACACTATCGCAACAATCTATTGAAAAACTCCTATCCATCCTTTCAGTGTTTATCCCACACCTTGCAAGCGAACTACTTGAAAAAATATGTCACAAAAAATTAAATGCTATGCAATGGCCAACGGTTGATCAAACCCTACTGGTACAAAATACCATAGAGATTATCGTACAGGTCAACGGTAAAACACGGGGATCAATAACTGTTGCAAAAAACACTGAAAAGGCGACTATTTATGCCTTGGCAGAGCAAGCAATAGCAAAGTGGATACCAGATAACACCTCGATCAAAAAACATATCTATATCGAAGCAAAGCTTGTGAATCTCGTACTGTAA